Proteins co-encoded in one Flavivirga eckloniae genomic window:
- a CDS encoding RagB/SusD family nutrient uptake outer membrane protein — translation MKTKIKLSIIYLITISLFVVSCDDDVTVENKNELSQDTFFSSLAQIESAANAAYAQLQNGGLYQRFGYVLPDAFSDESESGGDPNFVTPFNFAITPSLEHTTRYWNNCYNGIGACNFVIGNEDTMRSKIVGSDFSEEDVDDAVGQAHFLRGVYFYLLVKRYGGVPLLLETQKTIEPLPRSTADEVYESIVSDFNIASNMLYDKNSTEKGRATSGAALGMLGKVYLHREMYEEAKATFAKIQDYSLLPLEEYNDNFNDSGEFNDESMFEVSFSGESTQSDLWSQTGIGVSEVTFHAQEYTGWGNLKPSNKMVAEFEDNDPRLKSAIIQNGDTFGPQNDQVWPNDTRWFKFSQLYDNNAIVQNGSTNARFLRYADIVLMQAEAEHKLGNDMAAIGYLNQIRERVEMPLYGTPEMDSAGYPVDTSDGVFKAIVHERMIELCAEQHRFDDLIRWNLDAQEITTNNAGESRGYNPDVHRLMPIPQIEIDTNDKITPDDQNPGY, via the coding sequence ATGAAAACAAAAATAAAACTTAGTATAATATATCTTATAACCATTAGCTTATTTGTAGTATCGTGTGACGATGATGTTACTGTTGAAAATAAGAACGAATTATCTCAAGACACCTTTTTTTCCAGTCTTGCACAAATAGAATCTGCTGCCAATGCAGCATATGCACAGTTGCAAAATGGAGGTTTATACCAGCGTTTTGGTTACGTTTTGCCCGATGCATTTTCCGATGAGAGTGAATCTGGAGGAGATCCCAATTTTGTAACACCCTTCAATTTTGCAATTACACCTTCCTTAGAACATACCACAAGATACTGGAACAACTGCTACAATGGTATTGGAGCCTGTAATTTTGTAATTGGTAATGAAGATACTATGAGAAGTAAAATAGTTGGTTCAGATTTTAGTGAAGAAGATGTTGATGATGCTGTAGGCCAAGCTCATTTTTTAAGAGGGGTTTACTTTTACCTTTTGGTAAAACGCTACGGTGGTGTGCCACTACTTTTGGAAACACAAAAAACGATAGAACCACTTCCAAGAAGTACTGCAGACGAAGTTTACGAAAGTATTGTTAGCGATTTTAATATAGCATCTAATATGCTTTATGATAAAAATTCAACAGAAAAAGGAAGAGCCACATCTGGAGCAGCATTAGGCATGCTAGGAAAAGTATATCTGCATAGAGAAATGTATGAAGAAGCCAAAGCTACTTTTGCAAAAATTCAGGACTACTCGCTTTTACCTTTAGAAGAGTACAATGATAATTTTAATGATTCAGGAGAATTTAACGATGAATCCATGTTTGAAGTTTCTTTTTCCGGAGAATCAACACAATCAGATTTATGGTCACAAACCGGTATAGGCGTTTCAGAAGTAACATTCCATGCACAGGAATATACAGGTTGGGGTAATTTAAAGCCATCCAATAAAATGGTTGCAGAATTTGAAGATAATGACCCGAGGTTAAAATCGGCAATAATACAAAACGGCGATACCTTTGGACCACAAAACGATCAAGTATGGCCAAACGATACACGATGGTTCAAATTCTCTCAACTTTATGATAATAATGCCATTGTGCAAAACGGTAGTACCAATGCACGGTTTTTACGTTATGCAGATATTGTTCTTATGCAAGCAGAAGCAGAGCATAAATTGGGTAACGATATGGCAGCTATTGGTTATTTAAACCAAATAAGAGAGCGCGTTGAAATGCCTCTTTATGGAACCCCGGAAATGGATAGTGCAGGTTACCCTGTAGACACCTCGGATGGTGTGTTTAAAGCGATAGTTCATGAACGTATGATAGAACTATGTGCAGAGCAACATCGCTTTGATGATCTTATAAGGTGGAATCTCGATGCACAAGAAATAACAACTAATAATGCAGGGGAGTCTAGAGGTTATAACCCTGATGTTCATCGACTCATGCCCATACCCCAAATTGAAATTGACACAAATGATAAAATAACACCAGATGATCAAAACCCTGGTTACTAG
- a CDS encoding SusC/RagA family TonB-linked outer membrane protein: MKMTFLKKLLCIFTFICSSTILSQTITGVVSDGTLPLPGASIIIKGTTIGTVTDFDGKYSISDVPKGAVLTAAYLGYIAKEVPVDGKSVINFVLEEDVQSLEEVVVVGYGTQKKSTITTSVSSVKAEDISEIPAADIGQTLQGRAAGVTVINSGSPGSRTAVRIRGLGTFGDGDPLYVVDGVFTNSINNINPSSIAKIDVLKDAAASAIYGSRGANGVIIITTKQGEIGKTTFSFSSYVGFQQSHKRYDLLNTDQYIQYIKEINAQTNGGTTVGTINDDPTFNGNGVDTDWQDELFRTALIRNYDFGANGGTKKAKYNFSFSAFDQDGIYIDTNFKRYTFNANSEAKLNDKFKVGETFALGYTETIAPQVSGGRVPLYNVIAASPYIPVRNPDGTFAGPREGDVNNSRNQIRVQETDDNLNRNTTLIGSLYAELELLKGLTLRTQFGLDANYSLQDNIARAFSTSGRFSQPNTVISKVRSNRVSTILTNTLNYNKSFGKHNLNLTLVSERQNTKTETMQGDLNTTLSSEIPELNNGIANSFTIPEKLVSYLGRINYDYKGKYLIQASIRRDKSSIFAPGNQVGWFPAGSVGWVVSREDFLSTNKTINNLKVRASYGVTGNNKINQNQSVNAFEGALSPNFNYSIDGKIATGVSINGANNFGLTWEEAIKQNYGFDLGLWNNKVTISTDYFINGSDGLIVGEGQAPSTGVPGDGQSGVVLFKNVGDIEVKGVEFTLGYNDYEGDFKWNVWANASTSKSEVTSLGKTDQIRLATFNPPFSERLSRLAPGEPLFHFYGYEFEGVYSDEQAIIDHLGADNLDSNSGQVYLPLPGDVRYKDINGDGDITEADKLVIGDPNPDFTYAASIKAEYKGFDLSMLITGVQGVDALNANIWFLQGQENVTNHGVEVLRRWQNPGDITDIPRFRFEGNNPNNFISTRYIQDASYARLRNITFGYSLSDKILNNTFNDLLSKARLYIQGQNLVTLTKYDGLDPEIAPFYGSSGLIEALNVDRGSAPQPQTVLIGLQLEF; the protein is encoded by the coding sequence ATGAAAATGACTTTTTTGAAGAAGCTACTCTGCATTTTTACTTTTATTTGTAGTAGTACTATTCTATCTCAAACAATCACAGGTGTCGTTAGCGATGGAACGTTGCCTTTGCCTGGGGCGAGTATTATTATAAAAGGAACGACCATTGGAACCGTAACAGATTTTGATGGTAAATATTCTATTTCCGATGTACCTAAAGGAGCTGTTCTAACAGCAGCATATTTAGGTTATATAGCCAAAGAAGTTCCGGTAGATGGTAAATCTGTTATAAACTTTGTTTTGGAGGAAGATGTACAATCATTAGAGGAAGTTGTAGTAGTAGGCTACGGTACTCAAAAAAAATCGACAATAACAACTTCCGTTTCATCTGTAAAAGCAGAAGATATTAGCGAAATTCCAGCTGCAGACATAGGGCAGACTTTACAAGGTAGAGCTGCCGGAGTTACGGTTATAAACTCAGGATCGCCCGGTTCAAGAACAGCAGTTCGTATTAGAGGTTTAGGAACCTTTGGAGATGGCGATCCGTTATATGTAGTCGATGGCGTATTTACAAATAGCATAAATAATATAAACCCATCAAGTATTGCTAAGATTGATGTTTTAAAAGATGCAGCAGCCTCGGCAATTTATGGTTCAAGAGGTGCTAATGGTGTTATTATTATTACCACAAAACAGGGGGAAATAGGAAAGACAACCTTTAGCTTTAGTTCCTATGTAGGTTTCCAACAGTCCCATAAAAGATATGACCTGTTAAATACCGATCAGTATATACAATATATAAAAGAAATTAATGCACAAACTAATGGCGGAACTACCGTAGGAACAATAAATGACGATCCTACTTTTAATGGTAATGGTGTTGATACCGATTGGCAGGATGAACTCTTTAGAACGGCGTTAATTAGAAACTACGATTTTGGCGCAAATGGAGGTACAAAAAAAGCAAAGTATAATTTTTCGTTCTCGGCATTTGATCAAGACGGAATTTACATTGATACAAATTTTAAAAGGTATACCTTTAATGCCAATAGCGAAGCAAAACTAAACGATAAATTTAAAGTAGGTGAAACATTTGCCTTAGGTTATACTGAAACTATAGCACCACAAGTAAGTGGCGGTCGTGTCCCTTTATATAATGTAATAGCGGCATCTCCTTATATTCCTGTTAGAAACCCAGATGGAACCTTTGCAGGTCCAAGAGAAGGCGATGTAAACAACTCAAGAAACCAGATTCGAGTTCAGGAAACCGATGATAACTTAAACAGAAATACAACTTTAATAGGAAGCCTTTATGCAGAACTTGAATTACTCAAAGGGCTTACACTAAGAACACAATTTGGTTTAGATGCAAACTACAGTTTACAGGATAATATAGCAAGGGCTTTTAGTACAAGTGGTCGTTTTAGCCAACCCAATACCGTTATTTCGAAAGTAAGATCGAATAGGGTGTCTACTATTTTAACAAATACACTTAATTATAACAAATCGTTTGGAAAGCATAATTTAAATCTAACACTGGTATCTGAAAGACAAAACACAAAAACAGAAACCATGCAAGGGGATTTAAACACAACGCTGTCGTCGGAAATTCCAGAGCTTAACAATGGTATAGCCAATAGTTTTACCATTCCAGAAAAGTTAGTATCCTATCTTGGCCGTATTAACTACGACTATAAAGGCAAGTACCTAATTCAAGCGTCAATTCGTAGAGACAAGTCCTCTATTTTCGCTCCAGGTAATCAAGTAGGTTGGTTTCCCGCAGGATCAGTAGGTTGGGTCGTTTCAAGAGAAGATTTTCTAAGCACAAATAAAACGATAAATAATTTAAAGGTTAGAGCCAGTTATGGTGTTACAGGAAACAATAAAATTAATCAGAACCAATCTGTGAATGCATTCGAGGGTGCATTATCGCCAAACTTCAATTACTCAATAGATGGTAAAATAGCTACAGGAGTGTCCATTAACGGAGCAAACAATTTCGGCTTAACGTGGGAAGAGGCCATAAAGCAGAACTACGGTTTTGATCTTGGACTTTGGAACAATAAGGTTACCATATCTACAGACTATTTTATTAATGGTAGTGATGGGCTTATTGTTGGTGAAGGACAAGCACCTTCAACTGGGGTCCCAGGAGATGGGCAATCTGGTGTTGTATTGTTTAAAAATGTTGGAGACATCGAAGTTAAAGGTGTAGAGTTTACATTGGGGTATAATGATTATGAAGGCGATTTTAAATGGAATGTTTGGGCAAATGCATCAACCTCTAAAAGTGAAGTGACCTCATTAGGAAAAACAGACCAAATAAGATTAGCCACATTCAATCCGCCTTTTTCAGAGCGATTGAGTAGATTGGCACCGGGCGAGCCTTTGTTCCACTTTTATGGTTACGAATTTGAAGGTGTTTATTCAGACGAACAGGCTATTATAGACCATTTGGGGGCAGACAATTTAGATTCCAATTCCGGTCAGGTATATCTGCCACTTCCAGGAGACGTTAGATATAAAGATATAAACGGAGACGGCGATATTACAGAAGCAGATAAACTGGTAATAGGAGACCCGAATCCCGATTTTACCTATGCAGCAAGCATAAAAGCAGAATATAAAGGCTTTGATTTAAGCATGCTAATAACCGGAGTACAAGGTGTAGATGCGCTTAATGCAAACATATGGTTTCTTCAAGGACAAGAAAATGTGACCAATCATGGTGTTGAAGTGTTGAGACGTTGGCAAAATCCTGGAGATATTACAGATATCCCAAGATTCAGGTTCGAAGGAAATAATCCCAATAATTTTATCTCTACCCGTTATATACAAGATGCTTCCTATGCGAGGTTAAGAAATATCACTTTTGGATACTCTTTATCCGATAAAATATTAAACAACACGTTTAATGATTTATTAAGTAAAGCCAGACTATATATTCAAGGTCAAAACCTAGTTACACTCACTAAATACGATGGGTTAGATCCGGAAATAGCACCGTTTTACGGATCGTCGGGATTAATAGAAGCCTTAAATGTAGATCGCGGATCGGCACCCCAACCACAAACTGTTTTGATAGGTTTACAATTAGAATTTTAA
- a CDS encoding VCBS repeat-containing protein: MKTIRYTFFILLVVSSLISCEEHASKKMKVANRSNVIFNKLHSSTTGITFSNNLIESDSLNYFTYPYLYMGGGVSAGDINNDGLTDLFFSGNMVKNRLYLNKGNLKFEDITDKAMVAGDNRWYTGTTMADVNNDGYLDIYCLVGGQSNPKQNELYINNGDNTFTEKAKAYGLDDIGNSVDASFFDYDNDGDLDVFVANYPITPFQYNSYNYKMRMDHVTDVETDHLYRNDGNTFTKVTEKANVKTYSLSLSVTVADLNNDGWSDIYVSNDFGSPDCMYINNQDGSFSDKIKESTQHTAFYGMGVDIADFNNDGLLDILQMDMDAASNRRSKANMASMNPEMFANIEKVGFQYQFMQNTLQLGLGNQGCDVPKFSDISRLAGLSSTDWSWAPLFADLDNDGWKDVFISNGTRREINNKDYFASLKGEKKNKDSLLVKSLRIPSEKIDNYVFRNKTDLTFEKANDYWGIQYEGFSNGAIYVDLDNDGDLEIVTNNIDDEVAVFENKSSEKNNYLAFRFSGADNNKFGLGTRVDISSEGLNQTQVLTLSRGFQSSVAPELHFGLGAISNVKSVKVTWPDHKVQIIENVAPNQFLTIDYNNATESSVQIDHNTDLALFDSFIDTLAIYKHKENVYDDFKFELLLPHKTSQFGPGLAVGDLNSDGLDDFYIGAASKYPGGMFFQKADGSFEQQKTKILLEDRSYEDMGALIFDADNDGDNDLYIVSGGNEFRANSYMLQDRLYVNDGSGTFVKSKSALPKMLTSGSRVYSNDYDKDGDLDLFVCGRLIPSNYPYPADSYLLENVSTKGQPKFRKALLKGGLNFNKLGLVTTAAWVDYDADGWTDLFVSGEWMPIKVFKNNKGTFEEVTKQLGLEDTVGWWFSLSEGDMDGDGDLDLLCGNLGLNYKYKANEKETFDIYLNDFDENNRNDIVLSYYNEGKKYPVRGRECSSQQMPVIKKKFENYEQFSTATLTDIYTEEKLNEGLHYQVKSFASLYLENQKGKFIKHVLPNEAQMSPLNQILIKDFDKDGNLDAVAAGNLYASEVETPRADAGTGIYLKGNGKGHFSSLNATFSGFFTSGDVKDMSHIKIGKQDYIISAKNNGFLQFIKVKNQ; encoded by the coding sequence ATGAAAACGATACGTTACACTTTTTTTATTTTACTGGTAGTTTCTTCCCTAATATCATGCGAAGAACATGCTTCAAAAAAGATGAAAGTAGCTAATCGTAGCAATGTAATATTCAATAAACTACACTCAAGTACAACCGGCATAACGTTTTCAAACAACCTTATAGAAAGCGATAGCCTAAACTATTTCACCTATCCCTATTTATATATGGGAGGAGGTGTATCTGCTGGAGATATTAATAATGATGGCCTCACAGATTTGTTCTTTTCTGGTAATATGGTTAAGAATAGACTGTACTTAAATAAAGGAAATTTAAAATTTGAGGACATTACAGATAAAGCTATGGTTGCCGGAGACAATAGATGGTATACAGGGACTACCATGGCAGATGTAAACAATGATGGTTATTTAGATATATACTGCTTGGTAGGAGGGCAATCAAACCCAAAGCAAAATGAGTTATATATTAATAATGGCGATAATACCTTTACCGAAAAAGCCAAAGCATATGGACTTGACGATATTGGAAATAGTGTAGATGCTTCTTTTTTCGATTACGATAACGATGGTGACTTAGATGTTTTTGTAGCCAACTATCCCATAACACCATTTCAGTATAATAGTTACAATTATAAAATGCGAATGGATCATGTAACCGATGTAGAAACAGACCATTTGTACCGTAATGATGGAAATACCTTTACAAAAGTTACAGAAAAAGCTAACGTTAAAACATACAGCTTATCATTAAGCGTTACCGTAGCAGATTTGAATAACGATGGGTGGTCAGATATATACGTGTCTAACGATTTTGGAAGCCCAGATTGTATGTACATCAATAATCAAGATGGTTCCTTTTCAGATAAAATAAAAGAGAGCACACAACATACAGCATTTTACGGAATGGGTGTTGATATTGCAGATTTTAACAATGATGGGCTTTTAGATATTTTACAAATGGATATGGATGCAGCATCCAATCGACGTTCTAAAGCCAATATGGCAAGTATGAATCCCGAAATGTTTGCCAACATTGAAAAAGTAGGGTTTCAATACCAATTTATGCAAAATACATTACAGCTTGGTTTAGGTAACCAAGGCTGTGATGTTCCAAAATTTAGCGATATATCACGTTTAGCAGGATTGTCGTCTACAGATTGGAGTTGGGCGCCCCTATTTGCCGATTTAGATAACGACGGTTGGAAAGACGTTTTTATTTCCAATGGTACCCGTAGAGAAATTAACAACAAAGATTATTTTGCCTCACTTAAAGGCGAAAAAAAGAATAAGGACAGTCTGCTAGTAAAGAGTTTACGAATTCCATCGGAAAAAATAGATAACTATGTATTTAGAAATAAAACAGATCTCACTTTTGAAAAAGCTAACGACTATTGGGGTATACAATACGAAGGGTTTTCTAATGGTGCGATTTATGTAGACTTAGACAACGATGGCGACTTAGAGATTGTTACCAACAATATAGATGACGAAGTTGCCGTATTCGAAAATAAAAGCTCAGAAAAAAACAACTATTTAGCATTCAGGTTTTCAGGTGCCGATAACAATAAATTTGGCTTAGGAACAAGAGTAGATATTTCTTCAGAAGGATTAAATCAAACACAAGTATTAACCTTAAGCAGAGGATTTCAATCATCAGTTGCACCAGAACTTCATTTCGGACTTGGAGCAATCTCTAATGTGAAAAGCGTAAAAGTGACATGGCCAGATCATAAAGTACAAATTATAGAAAATGTAGCACCTAATCAATTTTTAACAATCGATTATAATAACGCTACAGAAAGCTCTGTCCAAATAGATCACAATACGGATTTGGCATTGTTTGATAGTTTTATCGATACATTGGCTATTTATAAACACAAGGAAAACGTTTACGACGACTTTAAGTTTGAACTACTATTACCGCACAAAACCTCGCAATTCGGACCTGGATTAGCAGTTGGTGACTTAAACTCGGATGGTTTGGATGATTTCTATATTGGAGCAGCATCAAAATACCCGGGAGGGATGTTTTTTCAAAAAGCTGATGGTAGTTTCGAACAACAAAAAACAAAAATCTTATTAGAAGACAGATCGTATGAAGATATGGGCGCTTTAATTTTTGATGCCGATAACGATGGCGACAATGATCTTTACATCGTTAGCGGCGGTAATGAATTTAGAGCTAACTCATATATGTTGCAAGATAGACTATATGTAAATGACGGGTCGGGCACTTTTGTAAAAAGTAAATCTGCCCTGCCAAAAATGTTAACCAGTGGTAGCAGAGTATATAGCAACGATTATGATAAAGATGGTGATTTAGATCTTTTTGTATGCGGCAGGTTAATCCCTTCCAATTATCCGTACCCAGCAGATAGCTATCTTTTAGAAAATGTTAGCACAAAAGGACAACCAAAATTTAGAAAAGCATTGCTAAAAGGAGGATTAAACTTCAATAAATTAGGATTGGTAACAACAGCTGCTTGGGTGGATTATGATGCAGATGGTTGGACAGATCTTTTCGTGTCTGGAGAATGGATGCCAATAAAAGTCTTTAAAAACAATAAAGGAACCTTTGAAGAAGTAACCAAACAATTGGGACTAGAAGATACAGTTGGTTGGTGGTTTAGCTTATCTGAAGGCGACATGGATGGTGATGGTGATCTGGATCTGCTATGCGGCAACCTTGGACTGAATTACAAATACAAAGCCAACGAAAAAGAAACCTTTGATATTTATCTTAACGATTTCGATGAAAATAATCGTAACGATATAGTCCTTAGTTATTATAACGAAGGCAAAAAGTACCCTGTACGGGGTAGAGAATGTTCCTCACAACAAATGCCCGTAATAAAAAAGAAGTTTGAGAATTACGAGCAATTCTCTACAGCGACGTTAACAGATATATATACCGAGGAAAAATTAAATGAAGGTCTGCATTATCAGGTAAAATCGTTTGCAAGTCTATATCTGGAAAATCAAAAAGGTAAATTCATAAAACATGTTTTACCTAATGAAGCCCAGATGAGCCCTTTAAATCAGATTTTGATAAAAGATTTTGATAAAGATGGTAACCTTGATGCCG